attaaaaatataaactcTAGAAATAAAGACTTTTGAAATCCAAGAGAGTTtttgaaaagattttaaaaacggTTCCacatgtctttttatttctttaaagtgACCAATCTCAGCAGAGGAGGCAGGGCCTTTGGTTGATATAGCTATGTGAtgtcaaacagacagagagtcTCTCACAAGAGGTGAGCATACAAACTGTGAAGGGGAAAATCCTGAGGAACAGAGGACTTCATCATCACCAAAAGGGCGGGGCCAGTGAGATGTCATCAACTGTTAAACACCTGTTCATGAGCTCTTACATAAATGACAATATGAATTTAGAGGTTGATATTATGAACAATTTCCATAAATACACCAGAGGAGGATTTTATAACAATGACAAAGATTGTCTTCAGTGCATTCAATCTatagtttatttgttttcttcaatctttgtttttttccatcttcttctttgttgatgatctgaaacacaaacagtgtcTCTGAACCCTGAGAAACTCTTCCTCTCTGAAACGttattttctctgatttatttttttaaggcaaaTGAAAGCAAATACTTGTAAAAATTAACATCCAGTCTCAACAGAGGTCTGTTTTCCACGCATCTGATCTTTTTggaggtttctgtctgttcatcatgagtctggttctgatccaggtttctgcctgttcatcatgagtctggttctgatccaggtttctgtctgttcaacatgggtctggttctgatccaggtttctgtctgttcatcatgagtctggttctgatccaggtttctgcctgttcatcatgggtctggttctgatccaggtttctgtctgttcatcatgagtctggttctgatccaggtttctgcctgttctcTAAGAGTCTAGTCCTGTTggaggtttctgtctgttctcaATGAGTCTGGTCCTGTTGGAGGTTACTGTCTGTTCTCAATGAGTCTGGTCCTGTTggaggtttctgtctgttctcaATGAGTCTGGTCCTGTTTAGTGGTTTCTGTTCCATCCATAGCTTATATAAAATCAAAGCTGTCTTGTGATTTTCACCACAGCAGGTGTGTACTTTAGGCCCCAAGGATTCTTTGCAAACTGGTTTTTGTCCAGCCCGCAAAAAGAGGCGAGGCCTAGTCTGTAGCTTTGAGAAGAACGTCCTACATGACATAATGTGACCACAGAAACACCTGAGATAAAAAACTGTGATATCACAAAGTAATCTTTTCCATGATTGGCTGGTAATGTAGACCCTCCTACAGACTGTGGGACTTCAATCAGATTTTTTCTAATTGGCCAAGTCATGACTTGCAGTTTCCAGGGGTTGCATTTGCAGCATTTGATTTGTCCCTGTCCCTGTCCTCAACATGTAATTGGATtctgtcctcagtgtgtgatAGGTTCCTGTCGTCAGCATGTGATTGGGTCTTGTCCTCAGCATGTGATAGGTTCCTGTCCTCAGCATGTGATTGGTTCCTGTCCTGAATATTTGATTGGTTCCTCTCCTCAGTGTGTGATTGGttcctgtcctcagtgtgtgattggctcctgtcctcagtgtgtgattgGTTCCTGTCGTCAGCATGGGTCTTGTCCTCAGCATGTGATTGGTTCCTGTCCTGAATATTTGATTGGTTCCTCTCCTCAGTGTGTGATTGGttcctgtcctcagtgtgtgattgGTTCCTGTTCTCAGTGTGTGATAGGttcctgtcctcagtgtgtgattgGTTCCTGTCCTCATTGTGTGATTGGTTCCTCTCctcagtgtgtgattgtttcCTGTCCTCAGTGTCTGATTGGTTCCTGTCCTCACTGAGGttcctgtcctcagtgtgtgattggttcctgtcctcagtgtgtgatgggttcctgtcctcagtgtgtgatgggttcctgtcctcagtgtgtgattggttcctgtcctcagtgtgtgatgggttcctgtcctcagtgtgtgatgggttcctgtcctcagtgtgtgattggttcctgtcctcagtgtgtgatgggttcctgtcctcagtgtgtgattggttcctgtcctcagtgtgtgattggttcctgtcctcagtgtgtgatgggttcctgtcctcagtgtgtgatgggttcctgtcctcagtgtgtgattggttcctgtcctcagtgtgtgatgggttcctgtcctcagtgtgtgattggttcctgtcctcagtgtgtgattggttcctgtcctcagtgtgtgatgggttcctgtcctcagtgtgtgattggctcctgtcctcagtgtgtgatgggttcctgtcctcagtgtgtgatgggttcctgtcctcagtgtgtgattggttcctgtcctcagtgtgtgattggctcctgtcctcagtgtgtgattgGTTCCTGTCCTCATTGTGTGATTGGttcctgtcctcagtgtgtgattggttcctgtcctcagtgtgtgattggctcctgtcctcagtgtgtgattgGTTCCTGTCCTCAGCATGTTTGAACATAAGGATGGAGTTGTAGATTTTGAGGGCGGGACCAAGTTTGATTGACATGATCCTGATGATGTCTCTttgggtgaggaggaggaaggctcGCCCATCAATTTGCTGAACAGACagaggcaaacaaaaacaatgagatGAATGATGGTTTAGAGAGATGTAATATATTCTGCAACAGCTGATTGGTTCACCTCATCTCTGAACAGTTTTGCCTGATCCTCACAGCCAGGAAGAGACTCCACAAAGTCTGACACCTGCAGAGGgacagacaggttagagacAGACCTGttggagagagacaggtcagagactgacaggtcagagacagacaggtcagagacagacaggcaggtcagagagagacaggcaggtcagagagagacaggtcagagacagacaggtcagagagagacacacaggtcagagacagaaatgtcagagaaagacaggtcagagagagacaggtcacagacaaacaggtcagagacagacagaaatttcagagacagacaggtcagagacagacaggtcagagacagacaggcaggtcagagagagacaggtcagagactgacaggtcagagacagacaggtcagagacagacaggcaggtcagagagagacaggtcagagacagacaggtcagagacagaaatgtcagagagagacaggtcacagacaaacaggtcagagacagacagaaatttcagagacagacaggtcagagacagacaggtcagagacagacaggcagatcagagagagacaggcaggtcagagagagacaggtcacagacagacaggtcagagacagacaggtcagagacagacagacagacaggtctctctctgacctgtctgtctctctttctctgacctgt
This is a stretch of genomic DNA from Labrus bergylta chromosome 20, fLabBer1.1, whole genome shotgun sequence. It encodes these proteins:
- the LOC110001238 gene encoding lethal(3)malignant brain tumor-like protein 3 isoform X4 produces the protein MRLEAVDRKNPGLVCVASVADVIDDQLRVHFDNWDDTYDYWCDSSSPYIHPVGWCEEQGRPLTAPQGTTPVHTFLTLSHSELCSITMCSLCSGHPSPENFLWEDYLQETGSTAAPSSAFTLRAPHGFQVNHRLEAVDRRNPMLIRVATVTDTEDFRVKVHYDGWSQQFDVWCDSDLSDLHPVGWCQRTGHPLDTPPGSSPLSSPPQGVCPTPGCRGIGHIKGAKYNGHHSAFGCPYSDINMRKEVVLPDRLGGERVVTLVPFTQFHRGNHPDSIQVKMENVDLPLLPLGKRRMTDRVSQPTKFLRVKKEEKLHPGALGPAESSLQATLHQSVFLSAMSAQPGRDLSLCWEQHRKLLPGLTGVHAETVQQWSVQQVSDFVESLPGCEDQAKLFRDEQIDGRAFLLLTQRDIIRIMSIKLGPALKIYNSILMFKHAEDRNQSHTEDRSQSHTEDRNQSHTEDRNQSHNEDRNQSHTEDRSQSHTEDRNQSHTEDRNPSHTEDRNPSHTEDRSQSHTEDRNPSHTEDRNQSHTEDRNQSHTEDRNPSHTEDRNQSHTEDRNPSHTEDRNPSHTEDRNQSHTEDRNQSHTEDRNPSHTEDRNQSHTEDRNPSHTEDRNPSHTEDRNQSHTEDRNPSHTEDRNPSHTEDRNQSHTEDRNLSEDRNQSDTEDRKQSHTEERNQSHNEDRNQSHTEDRNLSHTENRNQSHTEDRNQSHTEERNQSNIQDRNQSHAEDKTHADDRNQSHTEDRSQSHTEDRNQSHTEERNQSNIQDRNQSHAEDRNLSHAEDKTQSHADDRNLSHTEDRIQLHVEDRDRDKSNAANATPGNCKS